In Deltaproteobacteria bacterium, a single genomic region encodes these proteins:
- a CDS encoding ABC transporter substrate-binding protein, translating into MSGLILAVVFVFGVMTAQQNAFAAAAGKKLVIAYAAMNARVCPLWAPRERGFFTKYGFDAETLFVRGAPTLVSAMASNEIEIGYTGGTAVIGAVASGADLKVLSALTNRVTYDLVVRPGIKSPEDLRGKIFGVQSIGGTVWMGAILALEHLGLDPERDKIRIIAAGDQTVLAQALASGTIDATVLDGVQSRPLHAKGFPILAELDKTRLPILSSSIVAREPYIQKNPQVVENVMRAVIEGAAFCLSPSQKPTTLKILQKYLRITEKDAEEGYRDMVTGLDRKPYAAPAGVTNVVRLMKRTNPKVENVKPETLIDDRILKKLDQSGFIDEILTKYGVK; encoded by the coding sequence ATGAGTGGTTTGATCTTGGCAGTTGTTTTCGTTTTCGGTGTCATGACTGCTCAACAAAATGCTTTCGCCGCAGCTGCGGGAAAGAAACTCGTGATCGCCTATGCCGCCATGAACGCGCGGGTCTGTCCGCTCTGGGCGCCGCGTGAGCGCGGCTTCTTCACCAAGTATGGTTTTGACGCCGAGACCTTGTTTGTGCGCGGCGCGCCGACCTTGGTATCCGCCATGGCCTCCAATGAAATCGAGATAGGTTACACCGGCGGTACGGCGGTGATCGGCGCGGTGGCATCGGGCGCCGATCTCAAAGTTCTATCCGCCCTGACCAATCGCGTTACCTATGACTTGGTAGTTAGACCGGGAATCAAATCACCTGAAGATTTGCGCGGAAAAATATTTGGCGTGCAGTCGATCGGTGGCACTGTGTGGATGGGTGCGATCTTGGCCCTCGAACATCTCGGTCTCGATCCCGAGCGCGATAAGATCCGCATCATCGCCGCAGGCGACCAAACCGTGCTCGCCCAGGCATTGGCCAGCGGCACAATCGATGCGACGGTTCTCGACGGCGTGCAGAGCCGTCCATTGCATGCAAAAGGATTTCCGATTCTCGCCGAGCTCGACAAGACGAGGTTGCCAATTTTGAGCTCGTCGATCGTCGCACGCGAACCCTATATTCAAAAGAATCCACAGGTAGTCGAGAACGTGATGCGGGCAGTGATCGAAGGCGCGGCGTTCTGTCTGTCACCGTCTCAAAAGCCAACCACACTGAAGATCCTGCAAAAATATTTGCGCATCACGGAGAAAGACGCGGAAGAGGGTTACCGAGACATGGTCACCGGCCTCGACCGCAAGCCGTACGCCGCGCCTGCGGGAGTCACCAACGTCGTGCGCCTGATGAAACGGACCAATCCAAAAGTTGAAAACGTCAAACCCGAAACACTAATCGACGACCGCATACTCAAGAAGCTCGATCAGAGCGGATTTATCGACGAGATACTGACGAAGTATGGCGTGAAATGA
- a CDS encoding xanthine dehydrogenase family protein molybdopterin-binding subunit yields the protein MTVGVSVPRIDGVDKVTGAAKFTGDLTFPHLLEAKVLRSPLPHAEIISIDASKAEALPGVIAVLTRDDLHDIDPYYGNCLRDRAVVATDRVRFVGEPVTVVAAEDALIAEAALALIEVQYKELPCIADIDAALAEGAPLVHEHQAGSGEFHDVAGVGEQFGGNICHRERFTKGDPDKAFADADEIVDETFEFPMVYQYAMEPHSAVARVTRDGITLWSSSAHPFLVRSELAHMFGYPHAKVAVIVPYVGGAYGSKSYFKIEPLAVAIARKCGGRPVRVVQSVAESMLTTRRHSARVRMKTGIKRDGTLVAREAQVLMDTGAYTDNGPRVAKRAISRMIGPYKLAHCKVDVLALYTNTVPAGSMRSIAGPQCIWALESHMDSIAARVGVDPMEYRLRYLLDRGAVLKPGATTIDADLRAGTKAAMASLNWQNGAAGVAVGVSDSEAMPVSVALIRLLADGSVILLAGTTEVGQGARTILSQIVAQELSMPMSKITMRGTDTLNTPFDRSTGASRSTTVMGSAVKAAAEDLRKQLIAAAAEAFKTPANTITIANGHAGSGDQSLTYGQVVSKFFGMPGGELIGRGYMRPDGALGKTFPLFWETGMGAAEISVDAETGKIEIERYVTVADVGKAIHPQQAEGQDEGAAMQGLGHSLFESLEFDNGQPLNANLVDYRLPRFTDLPRHFESALIENHDGPGPYGAKGMGESGIVSIAPAIGNALYRATGARVRDLPLTPERVWRALKKKTSEI from the coding sequence TGCGGCGAAGTTTACCGGCGATTTAACTTTTCCCCATCTCCTTGAAGCGAAAGTTCTGCGCAGTCCGCTGCCGCACGCGGAAATTATTTCCATCGACGCCAGCAAAGCTGAAGCACTGCCTGGCGTGATCGCGGTGCTGACACGCGACGATCTCCATGACATCGATCCCTACTATGGCAACTGTCTGCGCGACCGCGCCGTGGTGGCGACGGATCGCGTGCGTTTTGTCGGCGAACCGGTGACGGTTGTCGCCGCGGAAGATGCGCTGATTGCTGAAGCAGCCTTGGCGCTGATCGAAGTTCAATACAAAGAGCTGCCATGCATCGCCGACATCGACGCCGCCCTCGCCGAAGGCGCGCCGCTGGTCCATGAACACCAGGCTGGGAGCGGCGAGTTTCACGATGTCGCGGGAGTCGGGGAACAATTCGGCGGTAATATTTGTCACCGCGAACGTTTCACCAAAGGCGATCCCGACAAAGCGTTTGCCGACGCCGACGAGATTGTCGATGAGACGTTCGAGTTTCCGATGGTCTATCAGTACGCCATGGAACCGCACAGCGCGGTGGCGCGGGTCACGCGCGACGGCATTACGCTGTGGAGTTCGTCGGCCCATCCCTTTTTGGTGCGCTCCGAGTTGGCGCATATGTTCGGCTATCCCCACGCCAAAGTTGCAGTGATTGTGCCCTACGTCGGCGGCGCTTATGGCAGCAAGTCCTATTTCAAGATCGAACCTCTCGCCGTCGCCATCGCGCGCAAGTGCGGCGGTCGACCGGTGCGGGTGGTGCAAAGCGTCGCCGAATCGATGTTGACCACCCGGCGCCACTCGGCGCGGGTTCGCATGAAGACCGGTATTAAACGCGACGGCACTTTGGTGGCACGCGAAGCGCAGGTGCTGATGGACACCGGCGCCTACACCGACAACGGCCCGCGCGTCGCCAAGCGCGCGATTAGCCGAATGATCGGTCCGTATAAGTTAGCCCACTGCAAAGTCGACGTGTTGGCGCTTTACACCAATACCGTTCCCGCCGGTTCCATGCGTTCCATCGCCGGGCCGCAATGCATCTGGGCGCTGGAATCGCACATGGATTCCATCGCTGCGCGCGTCGGCGTCGATCCGATGGAGTATCGCCTGCGTTATCTGCTTGATCGTGGCGCCGTGCTTAAGCCCGGCGCCACCACGATCGATGCCGACTTGCGTGCAGGTACGAAAGCCGCAATGGCGTCGCTCAATTGGCAAAACGGCGCAGCCGGTGTCGCCGTCGGCGTGTCCGACTCGGAAGCGATGCCGGTGTCGGTGGCGTTGATTCGCCTGCTCGCCGACGGCAGCGTGATCTTGCTCGCCGGCACGACGGAGGTAGGGCAGGGCGCGCGCACGATTCTCAGTCAAATCGTCGCCCAAGAATTGTCGATGCCGATGAGCAAAATCACCATGCGCGGCACCGACACATTGAACACTCCTTTCGACCGCTCCACCGGCGCCAGCCGTTCGACCACGGTGATGGGCAGCGCCGTCAAAGCCGCGGCGGAAGATTTGCGCAAGCAATTAATCGCCGCCGCCGCGGAAGCGTTTAAAACGCCCGCGAACACGATCACGATCGCGAACGGCCACGCAGGCAGCGGCGATCAATCGCTCACCTACGGTCAAGTCGTCAGCAAGTTCTTCGGCATGCCCGGCGGCGAACTTATCGGCCGTGGTTACATGCGGCCGGATGGCGCGCTGGGAAAAACTTTCCCATTGTTTTGGGAAACCGGCATGGGCGCGGCAGAGATTTCGGTCGACGCTGAAACCGGCAAGATTGAAATCGAGCGTTACGTCACCGTCGCTGACGTTGGCAAGGCGATTCATCCGCAACAAGCCGAAGGACAGGACGAAGGCGCGGCGATGCAGGGCCTCGGTCACAGTTTGTTCGAGTCGCTCGAATTCGACAACGGCCAGCCGCTCAACGCTAACTTGGTCGATTATCGTCTGCCACGCTTCACCGACCTACCGCGCCATTTCGAATCGGCGCTGATCGAAAATCACGACGGCCCCGGCCCCTATGGCGCGAAAGGGATGGGCGAATCTGGTATAGTGTCGATCGCACCGGCCATCGGCAACGCGCTCTATCGCGCCACCGGCGCGCGGGTGCGCGATTTGCCGCTGACTCCCGAGCGGGTGTGGCGCGCACTCAAGAAGAAAACCTCGGAAATCTAA
- a CDS encoding ABC transporter substrate-binding protein, whose translation MVPPAPGRLIATTGTLSSLDSPSPMVRPATSVASPGARGMIKLIGCFGYACGEASVGSNKTSAKVNRAWMRFDIRYLLLSLAITPMSGRCQSRMVRLTATGGFVIRSSSVIDLEIEDSMPIKRWFLAMLFFALLLPQIAAAQTRTKVVIGYASMSTVATTLWVSQEKGFFAKNGLEVQSIFIPGSPTLIATLNTGDVQFGYTGGTATLGAAVGGLDLKIIAAFANIAQSDLVVRPEIKTANDLKGKRIGVTSIGGTGWMTAMLGLEQIGLNAERDRISVAAFGDQRVITQALESGTIQGAAIAGVFGRRLKRNGYNFLGDTEKISLVGTSIVAKSDYLASHNALTRSVLRGLVEGHGYMLNAGNKSSVMEIITRRLGIADPVSANDGYEDYVRRSDKKGFVLLEGLKNIQRFMKLRNPKIAEINLEKLIDETILQELEKSGLLDQALGGKNVAR comes from the coding sequence ATGGTGCCGCCGGCGCCCGGACGATTGATCGCGACGACGGGAACTTTGAGCAGCTTAGACAGCCCTTCACCGATGGTGCGGCCGGCAACATCAGTGGCGTCGCCGGGGGCGAGGGGAATGATTAAATTGATCGGCTGCTTTGGATACGCTTGCGGCGAGGCTAGCGTTGGCAGCAACAAAACCAGCGCTAAGGTGAATAGAGCATGGATGCGATTTGACATAAGATATCTCCTCTTAAGCTTGGCCATAACGCCAATGAGCGGTCGCTGTCAATCGAGAATGGTTCGATTGACAGCAACAGGGGGCTTTGTTATCCGATCAAGTAGCGTTATCGATTTGGAGATTGAAGATTCAATGCCGATTAAACGTTGGTTCCTAGCGATGCTCTTTTTCGCATTACTGTTGCCACAGATTGCCGCGGCCCAGACTCGCACCAAAGTAGTGATCGGCTACGCGTCGATGAGTACGGTGGCGACGACTTTATGGGTGTCGCAGGAAAAAGGCTTCTTCGCGAAAAACGGTCTCGAGGTCCAGTCGATCTTCATTCCCGGCTCGCCGACGTTGATCGCCACATTGAATACCGGCGACGTGCAATTCGGCTACACCGGCGGCACCGCGACCTTGGGTGCCGCGGTGGGCGGTTTGGATTTAAAGATTATCGCGGCGTTTGCCAACATTGCCCAGAGCGATCTGGTGGTACGGCCGGAGATCAAAACCGCCAACGATCTAAAAGGCAAGCGCATCGGCGTGACCAGCATCGGCGGCACCGGTTGGATGACGGCGATGCTGGGTTTGGAACAGATTGGTTTAAACGCGGAACGGGATCGTATTTCCGTAGCCGCTTTTGGCGACCAAAGAGTGATCACCCAAGCGCTCGAGTCTGGCACGATCCAGGGCGCCGCCATCGCCGGCGTATTTGGCCGGCGCTTGAAGCGCAACGGTTACAACTTTCTCGGCGATACGGAAAAGATTTCGCTGGTCGGCACGAGCATCGTCGCCAAGAGTGATTATCTGGCGAGCCACAATGCGCTCACGCGCAGCGTGTTGCGTGGTCTAGTCGAGGGGCATGGTTACATGCTCAATGCGGGGAACAAATCCTCGGTGATGGAAATCATCACCCGCCGTCTTGGCATCGCCGATCCAGTCTCGGCCAACGACGGTTATGAAGATTATGTGCGGCGTTCGGACAAAAAGGGTTTCGTGTTGCTCGAAGGACTGAAGAACATTCAGCGCTTCATGAAGCTGCGCAATCCGAAGATCGCCGAGATAAATCTGGAAAAACTGATCGACGAAACAATTTTGCAGGAATTGGAAAAGAGCGGCTTACTCGACCAGGCGCTGGGCGGCAAAAACGTCGCACGCTAA
- a CDS encoding amidohydrolase, which translates to MAIDGMKVIDLDSHLVGDLESWDQTVEAKYKEFLPRKLPTKDDERRKTLIGNQIMVGSELGRQKAEKKEWVTPADLTPQGRVRNMDLDGIDVAVLSPNSPALDILWFVDDAELGAAYARAQNNYMNWYASQQPGRLMWAGVIPLQDPKEAIKELHRSRELGSKALNVKATPIPGKEWSDPYFDPIFDELEKTKTPIIFHDTKTGSMGHERFADNFFFSHMVGRTIESMVCLMVYLCGGVMEKHPDLKIICLETGASQMPWWISRMDEHFEKLPHLVPWQKRKPTDIFNESVFVGCEPFEDALFEWAVEYLGGDRLVLATDSPHWDSAVPGQVTGPVANSTKISQENKRKVLGENAIKLLGLGL; encoded by the coding sequence ATGGCAATTGACGGCATGAAGGTGATCGATCTCGATAGTCACTTGGTGGGCGACTTGGAGAGTTGGGATCAGACGGTGGAAGCCAAGTATAAAGAATTTTTACCGCGCAAACTGCCGACCAAAGATGACGAGCGGCGCAAAACCTTGATCGGCAATCAGATCATGGTCGGCTCGGAACTGGGCCGGCAAAAAGCCGAGAAAAAAGAGTGGGTGACTCCCGCCGATCTTACGCCTCAAGGGCGTGTGCGTAATATGGACTTGGACGGCATCGACGTCGCGGTGCTGTCGCCCAATTCGCCGGCCCTCGATATTCTCTGGTTCGTCGACGACGCCGAGCTCGGCGCCGCCTATGCGCGGGCGCAGAACAATTACATGAACTGGTACGCTTCTCAGCAACCGGGCCGGCTCATGTGGGCCGGCGTGATTCCGCTGCAAGACCCCAAGGAAGCGATCAAAGAATTGCATCGCTCGCGCGAACTCGGCAGCAAGGCGCTCAACGTCAAAGCGACGCCGATCCCCGGCAAGGAATGGTCCGATCCGTACTTCGATCCGATCTTCGACGAGCTAGAGAAAACCAAGACGCCGATCATCTTTCACGATACCAAGACCGGCTCCATGGGCCATGAACGTTTCGCCGATAATTTTTTCTTTTCCCACATGGTCGGGCGCACCATCGAGAGCATGGTTTGTCTGATGGTTTATCTGTGCGGCGGCGTCATGGAAAAGCATCCCGACTTGAAAATCATCTGCCTGGAAACCGGCGCGTCGCAAATGCCTTGGTGGATTTCCCGCATGGACGAGCACTTCGAGAAGCTGCCCCATCTGGTGCCGTGGCAGAAGCGCAAGCCGACGGATATTTTCAATGAGAGTGTGTTCGTCGGCTGCGAGCCTTTTGAAGACGCATTGTTCGAATGGGCGGTGGAATATTTAGGCGGCGACCGACTGGTACTGGCTACGGATTCGCCGCACTGGGATTCCGCCGTGCCGGGACAGGTGACCGGCCCGGTGGCCAACAGCACCAAGATTTCCCAAGAGAACAAACGCAAAGTGCTTGGTGAAAATGCCATCAAGTTGCTGGGACTGGGACTTTGA
- a CDS encoding clan AA aspartic protease, with amino-acid sequence MISGVVNIKREATIHLVVSGPGGKQQDIEAIIDTGFTGFLTLPPARIAALELSWISRQPGVLEDGSIDVFDAFVATLMWDGRLRTVEVESADTEPLVGMSLLDRHSLRIDVPAGGIVTISAIP; translated from the coding sequence GTGATCTCTGGCGTCGTCAACATCAAGCGTGAAGCGACCATTCATCTGGTGGTTAGCGGGCCTGGCGGCAAGCAGCAGGATATTGAGGCGATCATCGATACCGGTTTCACCGGATTTTTAACCTTGCCGCCGGCGCGTATCGCCGCGCTTGAACTTTCATGGATAAGTCGCCAGCCAGGCGTGTTAGAGGATGGCAGCATCGACGTGTTCGATGCCTTCGTCGCTACTCTGATGTGGGATGGTCGGCTGCGGACCGTCGAAGTGGAATCCGCGGATACCGAACCGCTAGTCGGCATGAGCCTGCTCGACCGCCATTCACTACGAATCGACGTTCCCGCCGGTGGAATCGTGACTATTAGCGCGATTCCATAA
- a CDS encoding tripartite tricarboxylate transporter substrate binding protein: protein MAKLKRRYLMSNRIHALFTLALVLLLPTLASPQAYPKQPINLIIPLAPGDATDVAGRTIGEGLSKLLKVPVVAINRPGAGGTIGTDSAVKSAKDGYTILITNNASLVFNRILTPETVPYDPFKDLTPLGMAVRTPIVLAVHKDVPFKNFAEMVEYGKKNPGNIRIGTVGPGSVGHFTVEIVNSLSPADMTMIPFKGAGPAVTAALGGHIEGAAAAQGVVAEHLKAGTMRGIVASSHMPEFPQIPTLAQLGYKQNLLGVWAAFFAPAGVPAEVSKALIAALEKVIKDPTTAGRLANLGMVADYVTPEKLIAEIREEHRTVEQIAKKAGLIK, encoded by the coding sequence ATGGCCAAGCTTAAGAGGAGATATCTTATGTCAAATCGCATCCATGCTCTATTCACCTTAGCGCTGGTTTTGTTGCTGCCAACGCTAGCCTCGCCGCAAGCGTATCCAAAGCAGCCGATCAATTTAATCATTCCCCTCGCCCCCGGCGACGCCACTGATGTTGCCGGCCGCACCATCGGTGAAGGGCTGTCTAAGCTGCTCAAAGTTCCCGTCGTCGCGATCAATCGTCCGGGCGCCGGCGGCACCATCGGCACTGACAGCGCGGTGAAGTCGGCGAAAGATGGTTACACAATTCTAATCACCAATAACGCGTCGTTGGTGTTCAATCGAATTCTCACGCCCGAGACCGTGCCCTACGATCCATTCAAAGATTTAACGCCGTTGGGCATGGCTGTGCGCACCCCCATCGTCTTGGCAGTGCACAAAGACGTGCCGTTCAAAAATTTCGCCGAGATGGTGGAGTACGGCAAGAAAAACCCAGGCAACATTCGCATCGGCACCGTCGGTCCCGGCTCGGTGGGCCATTTCACCGTCGAGATCGTCAACTCGCTGAGCCCAGCCGATATGACGATGATTCCATTCAAAGGCGCCGGTCCGGCGGTCACCGCCGCGCTGGGCGGACACATCGAAGGCGCCGCCGCCGCTCAAGGCGTGGTCGCGGAGCATCTCAAAGCGGGAACCATGAGGGGCATCGTGGCATCGAGTCATATGCCCGAGTTTCCTCAGATACCGACGCTGGCACAGTTGGGATACAAGCAAAACTTGCTCGGTGTTTGGGCGGCATTCTTCGCCCCCGCGGGCGTGCCGGCTGAAGTGTCGAAGGCGTTGATCGCGGCACTAGAGAAAGTCATCAAAGATCCAACCACCGCGGGCCGGCTGGCCAACCTCGGCATGGTCGCCGACTACGTAACGCCGGAGAAGTTGATCGCGGAAATCCGCGAGGAACATCGAACCGTGGAGCAGATCGCCAAAAAGGCGGGGCTGATCAAATAG
- a CDS encoding ABC transporter substrate-binding protein — translation MKSKLLAVAVALLGLSSLAQPSQAKIVVGLSSVNIAFLPIYVSQERNFFKDEGLDVVFVMFNAGSTNLQALMGGDVQMMGSAFVETLGGRAAGFDIKNFWGICNSMPFELYSHGNFRSLKESKGKRFAISRFGSLTDFLTRATLQHHGVDPKDVTILQIGSTPARFAALSAGAVDASVMWFPVTEIAKSQGFRKLFDLKDIFPEWPYETFAARESWLAKEKNDVTKFLRAYQRGVKHTWDNKDDSVKIMRKYVKMDPGYAPAGYDQYRNTFPLNGVIAEKPIATVIEQEFDNGRLKRKITTEEMIDRTFIHLLGGK, via the coding sequence ATGAAATCGAAACTGTTGGCGGTCGCTGTCGCGTTGTTGGGGTTGAGTTCTCTGGCACAGCCTTCGCAGGCGAAGATCGTGGTCGGCTTGTCGTCGGTCAACATCGCATTCCTGCCCATCTATGTTTCGCAAGAAAGAAATTTCTTCAAAGACGAAGGTCTCGATGTCGTGTTCGTCATGTTCAACGCCGGCTCGACCAATTTGCAAGCTTTGATGGGCGGCGATGTCCAGATGATGGGTAGCGCCTTTGTTGAGACTCTTGGCGGGAGGGCGGCCGGCTTTGACATCAAGAATTTCTGGGGCATCTGCAACTCGATGCCTTTCGAACTTTATTCGCATGGAAATTTCCGCTCGTTGAAAGAATCGAAAGGCAAGCGCTTCGCCATCAGCCGCTTCGGCTCGCTCACGGATTTTCTCACGCGCGCGACGTTGCAACACCATGGCGTCGATCCGAAAGACGTGACCATCCTGCAGATTGGCAGCACCCCGGCCCGCTTCGCGGCTCTATCGGCCGGCGCCGTCGATGCCTCGGTGATGTGGTTTCCCGTCACCGAGATCGCCAAGAGCCAGGGCTTTCGAAAACTTTTCGATCTCAAGGATATTTTCCCCGAGTGGCCGTACGAGACCTTCGCAGCCCGCGAATCTTGGCTCGCCAAAGAGAAAAACGATGTGACGAAATTCTTGCGCGCCTATCAACGCGGCGTCAAGCATACTTGGGATAACAAGGACGACTCGGTGAAGATTATGCGCAAGTATGTCAAGATGGACCCTGGCTACGCGCCGGCTGGTTACGATCAGTACCGCAACACGTTTCCGCTAAACGGCGTCATCGCCGAGAAACCGATCGCGACGGTGATCGAGCAAGAGTTTGACAACGGCCGGCTAAAAAGAAAAATCACCACCGAGGAAATGATCGACCGCACGTTCATCCATTTGTTGGGCGGGAAGTGA